In Flavobacterium sp. CS20, a single window of DNA contains:
- a CDS encoding type II toxin-antitoxin system VapC family toxin encodes MGRYLLDTNILVFTISGQTQNLSSETKNILSDYSNQLHASTISVLELLQLYRIGKIKVKPFKSAHELIDAIENLLYIKILPFTTYHIDTVSKLKIAKNHNDPNDHAIIAHAITEKLTLVSSDREFHDYITQGLDFAFNKR; translated from the coding sequence ATGGGGAGATACCTTTTAGATACTAATATTTTAGTTTTTACTATATCTGGCCAAACCCAAAACCTTTCAAGTGAGACAAAAAATATTTTAAGTGACTATAGCAATCAGCTTCATGCCAGCACCATATCAGTTTTGGAATTACTTCAATTGTATAGAATTGGAAAAATAAAAGTTAAACCATTTAAGTCAGCTCATGAATTGATTGATGCTATAGAAAATTTATTATACATTAAAATACTTCCCTTCACTACGTATCATATTGATACTGTTTCTAAACTAAAAATCGCTAAAAACCACAACGACCCAAACGACCACGCCATTATTGCTCACGCCATAACTGAAAAATTAACCTTGGTATCTTCTGACCGAGAATTTCATGATTATATCACCCAAGGCTTAGATTTTGCTTTTAATAAACGGTGA
- a CDS encoding OstA-like protein, with product MNKLIIFCFVLVCSYGFSQNSQIEYESERTNINEKLYPGAFIFNKVTKQVFFKHEGIKVWCDKAIFYQKENFFKAYGNVKMIQDDTINMRSAYAEYNGKTQFAFASENVVLTTPSNQLTTDSLFFDRLVQKAFYRSGGSVKDTASTITSIRGTYELENDKYAFRQDVKVTSPDYIIKTDILDFYTENGHAYLYGPSVVTTENGEVYCERGFFDTREDFGYFVKNSKVDYEQRTLYGDSIFFDQKRNFASATNHIEIIDTINRTRVKGYYAEIYKVKDSVIITKNPIASTFQENDSIHIASDTMMITGPPDQRIVRAYPDARLFKSDLSGKADSIHSSQITGYTKMIGKPVLWSANSQVNGDTIMLISNLKTNKLDSLKVFYNSFMVQKDSIEGFNQIKGKELFGLFENNELTEAHFIKNAESIYYTRNEDGELIGIDKTLASSIKIEFKDKEVTDMYYFNNVSGVTYPETELPPNARTFRGMEWRGEEKIKSKAELLSNRPKFDLTVIHGLKDLKINDSITTPFYQQKDLNEKSNLKKTDTILKPIMKQNKGLKTLKPKSKVKNINE from the coding sequence TTGAATAAGCTCATCATTTTTTGCTTTGTGTTGGTTTGTAGTTATGGATTCTCTCAAAATAGCCAAATTGAATACGAAAGTGAACGCACAAACATCAATGAAAAATTATATCCTGGTGCTTTTATTTTTAATAAAGTTACTAAACAAGTTTTTTTTAAACACGAAGGCATTAAAGTTTGGTGTGACAAGGCTATTTTTTATCAAAAAGAAAATTTTTTTAAAGCCTATGGCAATGTCAAAATGATACAAGATGACACCATCAACATGCGTAGTGCTTATGCAGAATATAATGGCAAAACACAGTTTGCTTTTGCCAGTGAAAACGTGGTTTTAACGACGCCGAGCAACCAACTAACCACAGATTCGCTGTTTTTTGATAGACTCGTTCAAAAAGCGTTTTATAGAAGCGGTGGTAGCGTAAAAGATACCGCAAGCACCATTACCAGCATTCGTGGCACATACGAATTAGAAAATGATAAGTATGCCTTTCGGCAAGATGTAAAAGTTACAAGTCCAGATTACATTATTAAAACCGATATTTTAGACTTTTACACTGAAAATGGACACGCTTACCTCTACGGTCCATCAGTGGTAACAACAGAAAATGGCGAAGTGTATTGCGAGCGTGGTTTTTTTGATACCCGAGAAGATTTTGGATATTTTGTCAAAAACTCAAAGGTTGATTATGAACAACGTACCTTATATGGCGATAGCATCTTTTTTGACCAAAAACGAAATTTTGCCTCGGCAACCAACCATATTGAAATTATTGATACCATCAACCGAACTCGAGTCAAAGGCTATTATGCCGAAATTTATAAAGTAAAAGATTCAGTCATCATTACCAAAAACCCGATAGCCTCAACCTTTCAAGAAAACGATTCTATTCATATCGCCAGCGATACCATGATGATAACAGGTCCGCCAGACCAACGTATAGTTAGAGCTTATCCAGATGCACGACTGTTTAAATCTGATTTAAGCGGTAAAGCCGATTCTATACATTCATCACAAATTACTGGCTATACTAAGATGATAGGAAAACCCGTTTTATGGTCTGCCAATAGTCAGGTTAATGGTGACACTATCATGCTAATTTCAAATCTAAAAACCAATAAATTAGACTCCTTAAAAGTATTTTACAATAGTTTTATGGTTCAAAAAGACAGCATTGAAGGTTTCAATCAAATCAAAGGCAAAGAATTGTTTGGTTTATTTGAAAATAACGAATTAACCGAAGCACATTTTATTAAAAATGCTGAGTCGATTTACTATACCAGAAATGAAGATGGTGAACTTATTGGCATTGATAAAACCTTAGCCTCAAGTATCAAAATTGAATTTAAAGACAAAGAAGTTACCGATATGTATTATTTCAATAACGTCTCAGGAGTTACTTATCCAGAAACTGAACTTCCGCCTAATGCCAGAACTTTTAGAGGAATGGAATGGCGTGGAGAAGAAAAAATAAAATCCAAAGCCGAACTGCTATCTAACAGACCAAAATTTGATTTGACTGTAATTCATGGTTTAAAAGATTTAAAAATAAACGACTCAATTACTACTCCTTTTTATCAACAAAAAGACCTTAACGAAAAATCTAATCTTAAGAAAACAGACACAATTCTAAAACCTATTATGAAACAAAATAAAGGCCTAAAAACCTTAAAACCAAAATCGAAGGTCAAAAACATTAATGAATAA
- a CDS encoding aspartate aminotransferase family protein, producing the protein MNKEFQKYQAQTTPHPLGLEVKSAKGSYIFTTDGKAHLDFVAGVSACNLGHCHPEIVEAIKTQAEQYLHVMVYGEYVLKPALDVSKTLARILPQPLEQTYLVNSGTEAIDGSIKLARRATGRSQIIAAKQCYHGNSYGALSLMDYQERTQPFEPLLPEIKHIEFNNEKCLDSITTQTAAVILETIQGAAGFILPQNDYLKKVKQRCKKVGALLILDDIQPGFGRTGKLFGFQHFDVVPDILVLGKAMASGLPIGAFTASRELMQLLSDNPKLGHITTFGGHPVVATTALKTLEILENTDVVKQINEKELLFKSLLKHPLIEEIRGKGLMLALMMTTEELTNQLILKAKEHNLILFWSLYEKKAVRITPPLTIADDDIKKGCKIILKILDELTM; encoded by the coding sequence ATGAATAAAGAATTTCAAAAATATCAAGCACAAACCACACCGCATCCACTTGGATTAGAAGTTAAATCTGCAAAAGGTAGCTACATCTTTACAACCGATGGCAAAGCTCATCTCGATTTTGTAGCTGGTGTTTCGGCTTGCAACTTAGGACACTGTCATCCTGAAATTGTAGAAGCTATTAAAACTCAAGCTGAGCAATATCTTCATGTTATGGTTTATGGCGAATATGTGCTAAAACCAGCCTTAGACGTGTCAAAAACTTTAGCTCGAATTTTACCACAACCTTTAGAGCAAACCTATTTGGTCAACAGTGGCACAGAAGCCATTGATGGCTCGATAAAATTGGCACGACGGGCAACAGGTCGGTCGCAGATTATCGCTGCAAAACAGTGTTATCACGGTAATTCTTATGGTGCATTAAGTCTTATGGATTATCAGGAACGCACACAACCCTTTGAACCACTTTTGCCAGAAATCAAACATATTGAGTTTAATAACGAAAAATGTTTAGACTCAATTACAACCCAAACCGCCGCCGTCATTCTTGAAACTATTCAAGGTGCCGCAGGTTTTATTTTGCCTCAAAACGATTATTTAAAAAAAGTAAAACAACGCTGTAAAAAAGTAGGTGCTTTATTGATTTTAGATGATATTCAACCAGGATTTGGTAGAACTGGAAAACTTTTTGGATTTCAGCATTTTGATGTGGTTCCAGATATTTTAGTTTTGGGCAAAGCTATGGCATCTGGACTTCCTATTGGTGCTTTTACAGCTTCTCGAGAATTGATGCAATTGTTAAGTGATAATCCTAAATTAGGTCATATCACAACTTTTGGCGGACATCCAGTTGTTGCGACCACCGCTTTAAAAACACTTGAGATTTTAGAAAACACTGATGTCGTCAAACAAATTAATGAAAAAGAATTGCTATTTAAAAGTTTACTAAAACATCCCTTAATTGAAGAAATCAGAGGAAAAGGGTTGATGTTAGCATTAATGATGACAACAGAAGAATTGACCAATCAACTGATTTTAAAAGCCAAAGAACATAATCTGATTTTATTTTGGTCGCTTTATGAAAAAAAAGCCGTACGCATCACACCACCTTTAACAATAGCAGATGACGATATCAAAAAAGGCTGTAAAATCATTTTAAAAATTTTAGATGAATTGACAATGTGA
- a CDS encoding tetratricopeptide repeat protein → MKFESNEDFDFPIEKFEHMLKTNNVLFFDADEFVEIVEHYIDMGKLTLAKKALKLGLDQHPNYTDLKLLKAEIYIFEDKHAQAEDLLKYLQKVDPENEEIYVLQANIYSKQDRHLEAIETLEYTLDFAIEPSEIYNLIGIEYLFMENFEKAKLSYMKCLDQDHNDFTALYNIIYCFDFLDQQEEAIAYLNQFLDKNPYCEIAWHQLGKLYFDIGEDKRALQAFDFAIYSDDYFVGAYLEKAKVLERLKQYNEAIENYKISNQLDDPTAYAYLRIGKCYMKLNHTNEAVKFFKKAVHEDPMMDKAWSALTEFYMNKKEYKTALSFVNKALNIDGENPHHWRNFSIINNELGDFEESKKGLQHALEFGNYEFENLLMQIDICIEEKKWKDALDTLDYAQEFYENHPEFMYRLAGVYFKLKKFDQALITFQKAYQQDQDYAFEMIELFPEMAFHADYKSYFKL, encoded by the coding sequence ATGAAATTTGAATCCAACGAAGACTTTGATTTCCCTATTGAAAAATTCGAACACATGCTCAAAACCAACAACGTCTTATTTTTTGACGCAGATGAATTTGTTGAAATTGTAGAGCATTATATTGATATGGGAAAACTGACTTTAGCCAAAAAAGCTTTAAAATTAGGTTTAGACCAACATCCTAATTACACAGACCTAAAACTTCTTAAAGCCGAAATTTACATTTTTGAAGACAAACACGCTCAAGCAGAAGACTTGCTGAAATATCTTCAAAAAGTAGATCCCGAAAACGAAGAAATATACGTGCTTCAAGCTAATATATATTCCAAACAAGACCGGCATCTTGAAGCGATTGAAACTTTAGAATACACCTTGGACTTTGCTATTGAACCTTCAGAAATATACAACTTGATAGGTATTGAATATCTGTTTATGGAAAATTTTGAAAAAGCCAAGTTGAGTTATATGAAATGTTTAGACCAAGACCACAACGATTTTACGGCTTTGTACAACATCATTTATTGTTTTGATTTTTTAGACCAACAAGAAGAAGCTATTGCTTACCTCAATCAATTTTTAGATAAAAATCCCTATTGCGAAATTGCTTGGCACCAACTCGGTAAACTTTATTTTGACATTGGCGAAGATAAACGGGCTTTGCAAGCTTTTGATTTTGCTATCTATTCAGACGATTATTTTGTTGGAGCTTATCTTGAAAAAGCCAAAGTGCTTGAACGGCTTAAACAATACAACGAAGCTATTGAAAACTATAAAATTTCAAACCAACTCGACGACCCAACGGCTTATGCCTATTTGAGAATTGGTAAGTGTTACATGAAATTAAACCATACTAACGAAGCTGTTAAGTTTTTTAAAAAAGCCGTTCACGAAGACCCAATGATGGACAAAGCTTGGTCGGCATTGACTGAGTTTTACATGAACAAAAAAGAGTATAAAACCGCTTTGTCATTTGTCAATAAAGCTTTAAATATTGACGGAGAAAATCCGCACCACTGGCGTAATTTTAGTATCATCAATAATGAACTTGGTGATTTTGAAGAAAGCAAAAAAGGACTTCAACATGCCTTAGAATTTGGTAATTATGAATTTGAAAATCTTTTGATGCAAATTGATATTTGTATTGAAGAAAAAAAATGGAAAGATGCCTTAGACACTCTAGATTATGCTCAAGAATTCTATGAAAATCATCCAGAATTTATGTATCGCTTAGCGGGTGTTTATTTTAAACTCAAAAAATTTGATCAAGCTTTAATAACTTTTCAAAAAGCATATCAACAAGACCAAGACTATGCTTTTGAAATGATTGAGCTTTTTCCTGAAATGGCATTTCACGCTGATTACAAATCTTATTTTAAATTATGA
- a CDS encoding PH domain-containing protein — MINFQNQTLDLGDLPRFETVEGHPVDKAYLKVLRILYTFWFLLVFSGLFLSEYSIDLPSSIFYSIFGGLAILFLLIILNIELGFSRRKFGIREKDLIFQKGFFVFKQTIVPYKRIQHIEVKQGLVFKAFNLYTLKIYTAGSSTGDLSIAGLNRNDADKLKAQILKVADLDEN, encoded by the coding sequence ATGATAAATTTTCAAAACCAAACTTTAGATCTTGGTGATTTACCTCGTTTTGAAACTGTAGAAGGTCATCCTGTTGACAAAGCTTATTTAAAAGTTTTGAGAATATTATATACATTTTGGTTTCTGTTAGTGTTTTCTGGTTTGTTTTTAAGTGAATATTCAATAGATTTACCTTCATCTATATTTTACTCTATTTTTGGGGGTTTGGCAATTTTATTTTTGCTTATCATACTAAATATCGAATTAGGATTTTCTCGACGAAAGTTTGGCATCAGAGAAAAAGATTTGATTTTTCAAAAAGGTTTTTTTGTATTCAAGCAAACCATCGTACCTTACAAACGCATTCAGCACATAGAAGTCAAACAAGGCTTAGTGTTTAAAGCTTTTAATTTATATACGTTAAAAATTTATACAGCTGGGTCATCCACAGGTGATTTAAGCATTGCAGGACTCAACCGCAACGATGCTGACAAATTGAAAGCCCAAATTCTAAAAGTTGCTGACCTTGATGAAAACTGA
- a CDS encoding PH domain-containing protein, translated as MKTDFYKPQRQNFRGILVIFLMDLAKRIKENIFAFLPLLSSNIRQNYWEFIVLGFTLLLVLQLLYSYKSYLNFKFHIQDGRFFLRHGVFKFTDVDIAFDRIQNININQNLIQQMLNVVGFEIETAGQGKAEISIKALSREDAVELKHILLENKTENINENIETPTKTATKPEVLFHLNLKRLLKVGISSNYLKGLGLVFAFIATLFQYIEDIFSNLFGVHFEETYLNQIPETLGYIAGFVIFIIAAAFIVTVATSVIKYFELKITKVDNEFEVDYGLFKRVNQVIKKSKTQVFEVEQNPIKDLFGIKNIFISQASSEELNKKKKIGIVGVSNDEINIMFQSLFDLPYAQEFVVRQSSMRLIIQLMIRYFILSLGVGIGLYFWQNFYISSIVFLILMVIFSIISYKTVKKSHIGVNENLIKIHSGSIHTNMKYIATHKIQSLALKRNWYQQRNQHADLLIYTASGDEQISYLKHKEALEIINFLTYKVESSQHSWI; from the coding sequence ATGAAAACTGATTTCTATAAACCTCAGCGACAAAATTTTAGGGGAATTTTGGTCATTTTTTTAATGGATTTAGCCAAACGTATCAAAGAAAATATTTTTGCGTTTTTACCTTTATTGAGTAGCAACATCAGACAAAATTATTGGGAGTTTATTGTATTGGGTTTTACATTATTACTGGTTTTGCAGTTGTTATATTCTTATAAAAGTTATCTGAATTTTAAATTTCATATTCAAGACGGTCGATTTTTTCTAAGACACGGTGTGTTTAAGTTTACAGATGTAGATATTGCTTTTGACAGGATTCAAAACATCAATATCAATCAAAATTTAATACAGCAGATGCTCAATGTGGTTGGCTTTGAAATTGAAACCGCTGGTCAAGGTAAAGCTGAAATCAGCATCAAAGCTTTGAGCCGTGAAGATGCAGTTGAATTAAAACATATTTTACTTGAAAACAAAACAGAAAATATTAATGAAAATATAGAAACACCAACTAAAACTGCCACAAAACCCGAAGTTCTTTTTCATTTGAACTTAAAACGCTTACTAAAAGTTGGTATTAGTTCAAATTATCTCAAAGGTTTAGGTTTGGTTTTTGCATTTATTGCTACTCTATTTCAGTATATCGAAGATATTTTTTCAAACCTATTTGGCGTTCATTTTGAGGAAACCTACCTTAATCAAATTCCTGAAACTCTTGGCTATATTGCTGGTTTTGTGATTTTTATCATAGCAGCTGCATTTATTGTCACCGTTGCAACTTCTGTGATTAAATATTTTGAATTAAAAATCACAAAAGTTGATAACGAGTTTGAAGTGGATTATGGACTTTTTAAACGCGTGAACCAAGTTATCAAAAAGAGTAAAACACAAGTTTTTGAAGTAGAGCAAAACCCCATAAAAGACCTTTTTGGTATCAAAAATATTTTTATAAGTCAAGCCTCTTCTGAAGAGCTTAACAAGAAAAAGAAAATAGGCATTGTAGGCGTGAGCAATGATGAAATCAATATTATGTTTCAATCTTTGTTTGATTTGCCTTATGCTCAAGAATTCGTTGTACGTCAAAGCAGTATGCGATTGATAATCCAATTGATGATACGGTATTTTATATTGAGTTTGGGTGTTGGAATTGGTCTGTATTTCTGGCAAAATTTTTATATCAGCTCAATTGTGTTTCTGATCTTAATGGTAATCTTTAGCATTATTTCATACAAAACTGTAAAGAAAAGCCATATCGGAGTCAATGAAAATTTAATAAAAATTCATTCTGGCTCAATTCACACCAATATGAAATATATAGCCACGCATAAAATTCAATCGTTAGCTTTAAAACGCAATTGGTATCAACAACGCAACCAGCACGCTGACTTGTTGATTTATACGGCTTCTGGCGATGAGCAAATCAGTTATTTAAAACATAAAGAAGCCTTAGAAATCATCAATTTTCTGACTTATAAAGTCGAGTCAAGTCAACACAGTTGGATTTGA
- a CDS encoding MarR family winged helix-turn-helix transcriptional regulator, giving the protein MNIESHIKSFKIPEHKKALINIIYSANYIDEKINNVLKPFDISIQQFNVLRILKGQKGKPANLSTIQERMVTKMSNTTRLVDKLIDKKLVNRKVCPENRRKVEISITKKGEDFLNKLNASVESKELEMTNHLKTKNLEQINKLLNQLRQ; this is encoded by the coding sequence ATGAATATTGAATCACATATCAAATCTTTTAAAATACCAGAACATAAAAAGGCTCTGATTAACATCATTTATTCAGCAAACTACATTGATGAAAAAATCAATAATGTGTTGAAACCATTTGATATCAGTATTCAACAGTTTAACGTTTTAAGAATTTTAAAAGGTCAAAAAGGCAAACCTGCAAATTTATCAACGATACAAGAAAGAATGGTAACCAAAATGAGCAATACTACACGTTTAGTAGATAAGCTTATTGATAAAAAATTAGTCAATCGAAAAGTATGTCCTGAAAACCGTAGAAAAGTAGAAATATCCATTACCAAAAAAGGTGAAGATTTTTTAAACAAACTTAACGCTTCTGTTGAGTCTAAAGAGTTAGAAATGACTAATCATCTAAAAACTAAAAACTTAGAACAAATAAATAAATTGTTAAATCAATTAAGACAATAA
- a CDS encoding NAD(P)H-dependent oxidoreductase has product MTTHDYIQKLNFRYATKLFNPEKKLNDEQINNVKKAIQLSASSYGLQPYEVLIIEDIDLRKKLKSASWNQPQITDASHLIVFCANTNVDDQYLDRYIKNIAQTRNIDESDLSGMRDMLANTVLKLDDESRIIWAQKQAYIALGNLLSAVAHFGFDACPMEGFDNEKYDDILDLKSKNLRATVIATLGYRSEDDQLQHAKKVRKSQNELFTEY; this is encoded by the coding sequence ATGACAACACACGACTACATTCAAAAACTCAACTTTCGTTATGCGACAAAGCTATTCAATCCAGAAAAAAAGTTAAACGATGAGCAAATTAATAATGTAAAAAAAGCAATACAGCTTTCTGCATCTTCTTACGGTCTTCAGCCTTATGAAGTTTTGATTATAGAAGATATCGATTTGAGAAAAAAGCTCAAATCTGCATCTTGGAATCAGCCACAAATAACAGATGCCTCACATCTAATTGTCTTTTGTGCAAACACTAATGTTGACGACCAATATTTAGATCGATACATTAAAAACATTGCTCAAACCCGAAATATTGATGAAAGTGATTTAAGTGGAATGCGTGATATGTTAGCAAACACAGTTCTAAAACTAGATGATGAATCCAGAATAATCTGGGCACAAAAACAGGCATATATTGCTTTGGGCAATCTTCTATCTGCAGTAGCTCATTTTGGCTTTGATGCCTGCCCAATGGAAGGATTTGACAACGAAAAATACGACGATATTTTAGATTTAAAATCTAAAAATTTGCGTGCAACGGTTATAGCGACACTTGGTTACAGAAGTGAAGATGACCAACTACAACATGCTAAAAAAGTGAGAAAATCTCAAAATGAATTATTTACTGAATATTAA
- a CDS encoding YceI family protein gives MKTKSNFTKSILAVIMAFTLVAFTTDVEKKKVNIKDSKIVWSGETLVLTNTGTINLNEGYFEFEKGKIVGGEFTVDMTSINVTNLKGEDKTKLENHLSSEDFFAVDKYPTAKFVINTAEKNLMVFMEFLEI, from the coding sequence ATGAAAACAAAATCAAATTTTACAAAATCAATTTTGGCAGTAATAATGGCTTTTACTTTAGTAGCCTTTACTACTGATGTAGAAAAGAAAAAAGTCAACATCAAAGATAGCAAAATCGTTTGGTCTGGCGAAACATTAGTGCTTACTAATACTGGTACAATTAATCTTAATGAAGGCTATTTTGAGTTTGAAAAAGGAAAAATTGTTGGCGGTGAATTTACAGTTGACATGACAAGCATTAATGTTACAAACCTTAAAGGTGAAGATAAAACAAAACTTGAAAATCATCTCAGCTCTGAAGACTTTTTTGCAGTCGATAAATACCCAACTGCAAAATTTGTTATCAACACAGCAGAGAAAAATCTAATGGTGTTTATGGAATTTCTGGAGATATGA
- a CDS encoding YceI family protein, translating to MTIKGKTNPIAFDLKVTDNTATTKLVIDRTKYGIKYGSGSFFDNLGDRTIYDEFKLDIKLKF from the coding sequence ATGACTATCAAAGGAAAAACTAATCCTATCGCTTTTGATTTAAAAGTAACTGATAATACTGCAACAACCAAATTAGTTATAGACCGAACAAAATATGGCATCAAATACGGTTCAGGTTCATTTTTTGATAATTTAGGCGACAGAACCATTTATGATGAGTTTAAGCTTGATATTAAATTAAAATTCTAA
- a CDS encoding pseudouridine synthase — MVHKHYKLYKPSGYLSQFINNQSRRKNKKLLGELFDFHPDTMPIGRLDQNSEGLLLLTTNGKLSYKILKGNTEKEYWVLVSGKITLEAIESLKNGINISIYGKTYKTKPCQANQIETPNLPEPQHAIKPQGGNTTSWLSITLTEGKFRQVRKMTAKVGFPTLRLVRVRIGHEKIEHLKPKEVYEVNEFNI, encoded by the coding sequence ATGGTTCACAAACACTATAAACTATACAAACCCTCTGGCTATCTGAGCCAGTTTATCAATAATCAATCTCGGCGTAAAAACAAAAAACTGCTTGGCGAACTATTTGATTTTCATCCTGATACGATGCCAATTGGTCGTTTAGATCAAAATTCAGAAGGTTTACTTTTACTCACAACTAACGGCAAGTTATCCTACAAAATTTTAAAAGGCAATACCGAAAAAGAATATTGGGTGCTAGTCAGTGGTAAAATCACTTTAGAAGCCATTGAATCCCTAAAAAATGGTATTAACATCAGCATCTATGGCAAAACATACAAAACCAAACCTTGCCAAGCTAATCAAATAGAAACCCCAAATTTACCTGAACCTCAACACGCAATAAAACCACAAGGTGGAAATACAACTTCATGGCTATCCATAACTTTAACCGAAGGTAAATTTAGACAAGTACGAAAAATGACGGCAAAAGTAGGGTTCCCTACGCTTAGACTCGTCAGGGTTAGAATTGGACATGAAAAAATCGAGCATTTAAAACCCAAAGAAGTTTATGAAGTGAATGAATTTAATATTTAA